One window of Quercus robur chromosome 5, dhQueRobu3.1, whole genome shotgun sequence genomic DNA carries:
- the LOC126725705 gene encoding palmitoyl-monogalactosyldiacylglycerol delta-7 desaturase, chloroplastic-like — MALITSPPSNPKPLQFSPLHRATWRPGQAEFGLSRAMSNTSMVLNSGHNISMSNKLLLNTKFSNHLHKNANRRVPHITSAALVEAAEPKPEPEAAKFRRILLSDVVVNHQRRVFYGRKWNAHDLANATVVLAMHCLCLFAPFQFNWSALLVAVALYVVTGLFGITLSFHRNLSHRSFKVPKWLEYFFAYCGVQALQGSPIDWVSTHRYHHQFVDSERDPHSPTAGFWFSHMSWLFDTTSMNERCGGPNNVGDLQKQPFYRFLKKTYIIHPIALGALLYGLGGLPFLVWGMGVRVVWVYHITWLVNSACHVWGKQPWKTGDLSRNNWWVALLSFGEGWHNNHHAFEYSARHGLEWWELDMTWYVVKLLQAIGLATDVKVPTEVQKQRLAI, encoded by the exons ATGGCCTTGATCACATCTCCACCATCCAATCCCAAACCCCTCCAATTTTCTCCTCTCCACCGTGCAACCTGGCGGCCAGGACAAGCCGAATTCGGCCTTTCCCGTGCCATGTCCAACACTTCTATGGTCCTAAATTCTGGTCATAATATTTCAATGTCTAACAAGCTTTTACTAAATACAAAATTCTCCAACCATTTGCATAAAAATGCCAATAGAAGAGTCCCACATATAACTAGTGCAGCATTGGTAGAAGCAGCAGAGCCAAAACCAGAGCCAGAGGCAGCAAAGTTTAGGAGAATTTTGTTATCGGACGTGGTCGTGAATCATCAAAGGAGAGTCTTTTATGGGAGGAAATGGAATGCACATGACTTGGCCAATGCTACCGTTGTTTTGGCAATGCATTGCCTTTGTCTTTTCGCACCATTTCAATTCAATTGGAGTGCACTTTTGGTGGCTGTGGCACTGTACGTTGTAACAGGTCTTTTTGGTATTACCTTATCATTTCATAGGAATCTCTCACACAGGAGTTTCAAGGTTCCTAAATGGCTTGAGTATTTCTTTGCCTATTGTGGTGTTCAGGCACTTCAG GGGAGCCCAATTGACTGGGTAAGCACACATAGGTACCACCACCAGTTTGTCGATTCTGAGAGAGACCCACATAGTCCCACTGCTGGATTTTGGTTTAGTCACATGAGTTGGCTCTTTGATACCACTTCTATGAATGAAAGG TGTGGAGGACCAAACAATGTTGGGGATTTACAGAAGCAGCCATTCTACAGGTTTCTTAAAAAGACTTACATTATTCATCCAATTGCACTTGGTGCTCTACTATATGGCTTGGGTGGATTGCCCTTCCTAGTGTGGGGAATG GGTGTGAGGGTTGTATGGGTTTACCACATCACTTGGCTGGTAAATTCAGCTTGCCATGTCTGGGGAAAGCAACCATGGAAAACTGGTGATTTGTCTAGGAACAACTG GTGGGTGGCATTACTTTCATTTGGAGAGGGGTGGCATAATAACCACCATGCTTTTGAGTACTCAGCTAGACATGGCCTAGAATGGTGGGAGCTCGACATGACTTGGTATGTAGTAAAACTTCTACAAGCTATTGGATTGGCAACTGATGTGAAGGTACCAACTGAGGTTCAGAAACAAAGGCTAGCCATTTAA
- the LOC126728057 gene encoding uncharacterized protein LOC126728057 produces the protein MDRIDKYKKVEEDQETGKGKAKFVPQERRDSRSDHFSSSNKPRRDYTEQSRSTGAQVVHAVFQEPLHEIMEKIKHEPFFQWPNKMAGDSSRRNQNLYCAYHQEPGHVTDECRNLKNYLDRLVQEGKLRHLLQRPEQSNVDTRQSALRPPIGTINVILAAPGRTGSGPFRVMLVGKSPAEPGGRESRSARGRAPPLIGFTEEDKEGTIQPHDDALVVTLRIGGNEGPAMEVSCEELEKVFVGSDPERFFQIGSELPAQ, from the exons ATGGACAGGATAGACAAGTATAAAAAGGTCGAAGAGGACCAGGAAACcgggaagggaaaggcgaagtttgtccctcaggagagaaGGGACTCCAGGTCGGACCACTTCAGTAGCAGCAATaagccgagaagagattatACGGAACAATCGAGATCCACAGGGGCTCAAGTAGTCCACGCCGTGTTCCAAGAGCCATTACACGAGATCATGGAGAAAATAAAGCATGAACCCTTTTTCCAATGGCCGAATAAGATGGCGGGCGACTCCTCAAGacgcaatcagaatctatatTGTGCGTATCACCAAGAGCCTGGTCACGTTACTGACGAATGCAGGAAcctgaaaaactatttggatcGGCTTGTCCAAGAAGGAAAGCTAAGGCATCTGTTGCAACGCCCTGAGCAATCAAATGTCGATACCAGGCAAAGCGCTTTGAGGCCACCaataggcacgataaatgtcattcttgccgcacctgggagaaccggttcCGGCCCGTTCAGAGTAATGTTAGTGGGCAAGTCCCCGGCAGAGCCAGGTGGAAGGGAATCCAGGAGTGCTAGAGGGAGGGCCCCGCCATTAATTGGGTTCACGGAGGAGGACAaggagggaactattcagccccATGACGACGCCCTAGTCGTgacgctcagaataggag GTAATGAAGGACCGGCCATGGAAGTGAGTTGCGAAGAGCTGGAGAAAGTGttcgtcggatcagaccccgaGAGATTTTTCCAGATCGGCTCGGAGCTACCAGCACAGTAG